One region of Marispirochaeta aestuarii genomic DNA includes:
- the rplN gene encoding 50S ribosomal protein L14 — translation MVQMQTYLNVADNSGAKRVQCIKVLGGSKRKYAGVGDIIVVAVKDALPNAAIKSGDVQKAVIVRTKKEFRRPDGTYIRFDDNACVIIDANLNPRGKRIFGPVARELRDTGFMKIVSLAPEVL, via the coding sequence ATGGTACAGATGCAGACATATCTGAATGTTGCCGACAACAGCGGAGCAAAGCGCGTCCAGTGTATTAAGGTGCTCGGAGGCAGTAAAAGAAAATATGCCGGAGTCGGCGATATTATAGTAGTTGCGGTGAAGGATGCTCTTCCCAATGCTGCCATCAAGAGCGGGGATGTCCAGAAGGCTGTAATCGTGCGGACTAAAAAGGAGTTTCGTCGCCCGGACGGAACCTACATCCGCTTTGATGACAACGCCTGCGTTATTATTGACGCAAACCTTAATCCCCGGGGAAAGCGTATTTTCGGGCCTGTAGCCAGGGAGCTTAGAGATACCGGTTTCATGAAAATCGTATCACTGGCTCCAGAGGTCCTTTAG
- the rplX gene encoding 50S ribosomal protein L24 has product MKIKLKKEDTVQVIAGKDAGKSGKVLRIDRNKGRVVVQGLNMVKKSVKPRSQQDKGGIIDIEAGLAVSNVMIVCKKCGPTRIGYKIDGDSKIRVCRKCGEAL; this is encoded by the coding sequence ATGAAGATAAAACTGAAAAAAGAGGACACAGTCCAGGTCATCGCGGGGAAAGACGCCGGAAAGAGCGGTAAAGTTCTCAGAATTGACCGGAACAAGGGACGTGTAGTGGTTCAGGGGCTGAATATGGTCAAAAAGTCCGTAAAGCCCAGGAGTCAGCAGGACAAGGGAGGTATCATCGATATCGAAGCCGGTCTTGCAGTTTCTAACGTCATGATCGTATGCAAAAAATGCGGACCTACACGGATCGGATATAAAATCGATGGCGATTCGAAGATCAGGGTCTGCAGAAAATGCGGGGAGGCTCTTTGA
- the rplD gene encoding 50S ribosomal protein L4, which yields MEKKVLSTDGKEIRSIELSDEVFGREVSDGAIYYAIRNELANMRIGTASTKTRSEVRGSGAKPWSQKGTGRARSGHRRSPVWVGGGTVFGPKPRDYSYTVPKKMKRAAMKSILSMKAKDDSLVVVEDFTVDSGKTKDLSLILRNLTAGERTVMILKDDDAMVKRAGRNIPWLTILSYNRLRAHDLFYGRKLLVLETAVKNLNDFYAGQASKA from the coding sequence GATACGAAGCATCGAGCTGTCGGATGAGGTCTTTGGCCGTGAGGTCAGCGATGGTGCTATTTATTATGCCATTCGAAACGAACTGGCGAATATGCGGATAGGTACCGCTTCCACGAAAACCCGAAGCGAGGTTCGTGGTTCAGGGGCAAAGCCCTGGAGTCAGAAGGGTACCGGCCGGGCACGTTCCGGGCACCGCAGGTCCCCTGTGTGGGTCGGGGGTGGAACGGTTTTTGGTCCCAAGCCCCGGGATTACAGCTATACCGTTCCCAAAAAAATGAAGCGTGCTGCGATGAAGTCGATTCTGAGCATGAAAGCGAAGGACGATTCTCTGGTGGTGGTAGAGGATTTTACTGTCGACAGCGGGAAGACAAAAGATCTATCCCTTATCCTCCGGAACCTTACAGCCGGTGAGCGGACTGTTATGATCCTGAAGGACGATGACGCGATGGTTAAGCGCGCCGGCCGGAATATTCCCTGGTTGACGATTCTTTCCTACAATCGTCTGCGGGCTCATGATCTTTTTTATGGCAGGAAGCTGCTGGTTCTGGAAACTGCCGTAAAGAATCTGAATGATTTCTATGCAGGACAGGCTTCCAAAGCCTAA
- the rplV gene encoding 50S ribosomal protein L22, translating into MEAKKGYKANIRHLLIAPTKLRRVANVVRNKPYVEAMAILESLPQKGAKFLTKAIHSAAANALVQNKQLDEEMLYIKDLQINEGPRLRRLWARARGRRDILQKRMSHISVVVDEIAERGK; encoded by the coding sequence ATGGAAGCGAAGAAAGGCTATAAAGCTAATATTCGGCATCTGCTGATTGCTCCGACCAAGTTGCGCCGGGTTGCAAACGTAGTCCGGAACAAGCCTTACGTCGAGGCAATGGCTATTCTTGAAAGTCTGCCTCAGAAGGGAGCGAAATTCCTGACCAAGGCGATTCATTCTGCTGCGGCCAATGCCCTGGTACAGAATAAGCAGCTTGACGAAGAGATGCTGTATATCAAGGATCTGCAGATCAACGAAGGTCCGAGGCTCAGGCGTCTGTGGGCTCGTGCGCGGGGACGCCGGGACATCCTGCAGAAACGTATGAGTCATATATCTGTAGTCGTAGACGAAATTGCTGAGAGGGGTAAATAG
- the rplB gene encoding 50S ribosomal protein L2, producing MGIKKYKPRTPALRYKTSLTFEEITATKSEKALTIGKFQKAGRGAGGRISVRRRGGGHKRKYRVIDFKRDKYGIPGKVATIEYDPNRSANIALIHYADGEKRYILAPRGLKVGMSIVSGENAPKEIGNALPLENINLGMTVHNVELQKGRGGQLVRAAGMGATLVAKEDDYVTLKLPSGEMRLVFKKCMATLGEIGNEDHMNVSIGKAGRSRWLGKRPKVRGVVMNPVDHPHGGGEGRTSGGRHPVTPWGQPTKGYKTRKKRKSSGKFIVKKRK from the coding sequence ATGGGTATAAAGAAATACAAGCCGAGAACCCCGGCTTTGCGGTATAAAACGTCTCTTACGTTTGAAGAAATAACCGCAACCAAATCTGAAAAGGCTCTTACCATCGGGAAATTTCAGAAGGCCGGAAGGGGCGCTGGCGGACGTATCAGTGTCCGGCGCAGGGGCGGCGGACATAAACGAAAATACAGGGTCATCGACTTTAAAAGGGACAAATATGGAATACCCGGCAAGGTCGCTACCATAGAATATGATCCCAACCGCAGCGCTAACATTGCTCTGATACATTACGCCGACGGCGAAAAGCGGTACATCCTGGCCCCCAGGGGTCTGAAGGTCGGCATGTCCATCGTCAGCGGTGAAAACGCACCGAAAGAGATTGGAAACGCTCTTCCCCTGGAGAATATCAACCTTGGTATGACTGTTCATAACGTCGAGCTCCAGAAGGGGCGTGGCGGACAGCTTGTCAGGGCAGCCGGAATGGGTGCGACCCTGGTTGCCAAAGAGGATGACTACGTAACTCTTAAGCTGCCATCCGGGGAGATGCGTCTTGTTTTCAAGAAGTGCATGGCTACTCTTGGAGAAATTGGAAACGAAGATCACATGAACGTTTCCATCGGAAAGGCCGGTCGTTCACGCTGGCTTGGAAAGAGGCCGAAGGTCCGGGGTGTAGTGATGAACCCCGTTGATCACCCCCATGGAGGCGGTGAAGGAAGAACTTCCGGCGGACGTCATCCGGTTACCCCCTGGGGTCAGCCTACCAAGGGTTACAAGACACGGAAGAAGAGAAAATCCTCCGGCAAGTTTATTGTCAAGAAGCGGAAATAG
- the rpmC gene encoding 50S ribosomal protein L29 — protein sequence MKNSFSDLTYDELLLKREELKSKLREHRFNKVLGHVENPVEKRNLRRSVARLNTIIHEYALGMRVPEEGRK from the coding sequence ATGAAGAACTCATTTTCTGATCTTACGTATGATGAGCTTCTGCTGAAGCGTGAGGAGCTGAAATCGAAGCTCCGTGAACACCGGTTTAACAAGGTGCTTGGGCACGTGGAAAATCCGGTGGAAAAACGTAACCTGCGTCGAAGCGTAGCTCGTTTGAACACGATTATCCACGAGTATGCCCTTGGAATGCGAGTACCGGAAGAAGGTAGGAAATAG
- the rplW gene encoding 50S ribosomal protein L23, with amino-acid sequence MDTQQIIIEPVLTEKTNLMREGDQKKYVFKVHPWANKNMVMRAMKELFDVKPVKCNIVNVKAKPRSTRTKHGVRRGSTTPWKKAIVTLASGDKIEIIDGI; translated from the coding sequence ATGGATACACAACAGATAATCATTGAGCCGGTTCTGACCGAAAAGACCAATCTGATGCGGGAAGGCGATCAGAAGAAATACGTTTTCAAGGTGCATCCCTGGGCCAACAAGAATATGGTGATGCGGGCCATGAAGGAACTTTTCGATGTCAAGCCTGTTAAGTGCAATATCGTAAATGTCAAGGCAAAGCCCCGTTCGACCAGGACGAAGCACGGTGTACGCCGCGGCAGCACAACTCCCTGGAAGAAGGCGATCGTTACCCTGGCATCAGGCGATAAGATCGAAATCATCGACGGCATTTAA
- the rpsQ gene encoding 30S ribosomal protein S17 — MEKTSNETGKKVYTGVVVSDKMDKSIVIQVSTRQLHPLYKKYVARSKKFMAHDENNDAHIGDTVRIVESRPMSKRKTWKLVEIVERAK, encoded by the coding sequence GTGGAAAAGACAAGTAACGAAACCGGCAAAAAGGTGTATACCGGGGTGGTCGTCAGTGACAAAATGGACAAGTCCATTGTGATTCAGGTTTCGACACGGCAGCTGCACCCCTTGTATAAGAAATATGTCGCCCGGTCAAAGAAGTTTATGGCCCATGATGAGAATAATGATGCACATATCGGAGATACTGTACGCATTGTTGAGTCCCGGCCCATGAGTAAGCGAAAAACCTGGAAGCTGGTTGAAATTGTAGAGCGCGCGAAATAA
- the rpsS gene encoding 30S ribosomal protein S19: MARSIKKGPFIEKKLYKRILEMSKSGEKRMIKTYSRCSTIIPEMVGLTISVYNGKSWVPVYVTENLVGHKLGEFSPTRIFRGHAGSDKKAGKR, from the coding sequence GTGGCGCGTTCTATAAAGAAAGGACCATTTATCGAGAAGAAGCTGTACAAGCGTATACTCGAGATGAGCAAATCCGGTGAGAAACGGATGATCAAGACCTACTCCCGGTGTTCTACGATTATTCCTGAGATGGTTGGATTAACTATTTCGGTTTATAACGGTAAGAGCTGGGTGCCGGTTTATGTAACGGAAAACCTGGTCGGACACAAGCTTGGAGAGTTTTCCCCGACAAGAATTTTCCGTGGTCATGCAGGTTCTGACAAGAAAGCCGGAAAGAGATAG
- the rpsC gene encoding 30S ribosomal protein S3, producing MGQKVNPIGLRLGINKTWSSKWYVDPREYADTLHEDLALRKALAASPEAQGAEISEVEIIRHPQRITIVIHTSRPGIIIGAKGANIEKVGGRLQKIANKKIQLKIKEVKRPEVNAQIIAQNVARQLKSRGSFRRALKMAVNNAMKAGVQGVKVRVAGRLGGAEMSRTEQYKDGRVPLHTLRANIDYGTAEADTTFGVIGVKVWVFTGEVYRKDRKEDAGLLVRKKKTPAAASERS from the coding sequence ATGGGGCAGAAAGTTAATCCCATTGGATTGCGTTTAGGAATCAACAAAACATGGTCTTCCAAATGGTATGTGGATCCCAGGGAATACGCTGATACCCTTCATGAAGACCTTGCTCTCAGGAAGGCTCTCGCCGCATCTCCCGAGGCTCAGGGTGCTGAGATATCCGAAGTTGAGATTATCAGGCATCCCCAGAGGATAACCATCGTAATTCACACCTCCAGACCGGGAATTATCATCGGTGCCAAGGGTGCGAATATAGAAAAGGTGGGCGGTCGTCTTCAGAAGATTGCCAACAAGAAAATCCAGCTTAAGATCAAAGAGGTTAAACGACCGGAGGTCAACGCTCAGATAATCGCCCAGAATGTTGCACGGCAGCTGAAGTCCCGCGGTTCCTTCCGGCGGGCCCTCAAGATGGCTGTAAATAACGCCATGAAAGCCGGTGTGCAGGGTGTCAAGGTGCGCGTAGCAGGACGTCTTGGCGGTGCCGAGATGTCCAGGACCGAACAGTATAAGGACGGACGGGTTCCTCTTCATACACTGAGGGCGAATATTGATTACGGTACCGCCGAGGCCGACACCACCTTCGGCGTTATCGGGGTTAAAGTCTGGGTTTTTACCGGCGAAGTATATCGGAAGGATCGAAAGGAAGACGCAGGGCTCCTGGTTCGGAAAAAGAAAACCCCCGCTGCTGCGTCGGAGAGGAGCTAA
- the rplP gene encoding 50S ribosomal protein L16: MLSPKRTKFRKQHRQVRRLKKTANRGNKISFGDFGLIALEGEWITNRQIEAARIAMTRHVKRGGKVWIRIFPDVPYTKKPAETRMGKGKGNPETWVAVVKEGTVMFEMAGVPLELAQEAMKLAASKLPIKTKFAVRRDLE; the protein is encoded by the coding sequence ATGCTGAGTCCAAAGAGAACGAAGTTCAGGAAACAACACCGTCAGGTTCGTCGTCTGAAAAAGACAGCTAACCGGGGGAATAAGATATCCTTTGGAGATTTCGGGTTGATTGCCCTTGAGGGTGAGTGGATAACCAACCGGCAGATAGAAGCTGCCCGTATCGCGATGACCAGACACGTAAAGCGTGGCGGTAAGGTCTGGATCAGGATATTCCCTGACGTTCCTTACACAAAGAAACCTGCTGAAACGCGGATGGGAAAAGGTAAGGGTAACCCCGAAACCTGGGTAGCTGTGGTCAAAGAGGGAACCGTAATGTTCGAGATGGCGGGTGTCCCCCTTGAGCTTGCGCAGGAAGCTATGAAACTTGCTGCATCCAAGCTGCCCATCAAGACGAAGTTCGCCGTACGGCGGGATTTGGAGTAA